A single window of Streptomyces sudanensis DNA harbors:
- a CDS encoding helix-turn-helix domain-containing protein — translation MTVNDPDSDRPGGQGSTASTPWAEFGERLKHLRRRSGLTQRQLGQRVGYGHSLVSRWESGTREPTRGAVDALERVLNAGGALSSLVEPPPREGERTRRGGLGVGFFPPLPGGLRSGPVPASLEAGWPGVLPAGACPLHAEDACEVPAFADLLVLPGRMRAACEAGLPDAAEADLIHLLAALLGRCEQAAACAAPAASLGTVEHVLGGLVAWAGAADAAGRSAAAQLGLAAHFAQLAGRLRMHGGQGALAMAWVGHGLRWAEAGGDTGVRATLMTDLCTLARLDGDGASALAYASAIGALDARRGWITALSHMYQARGHAALGDGAETRRQADLSRRCLERLRGRDLQEAPWLAGGQGQLRMEATVAGALRDLAAVTGDRLAARSAARSAVRALEQLPDGMVPTRLLLTVRLADCHVCAGDVDAALQVAGSVVERAVAARRQTISQELKGLRSRLLGAWGGLRETREFAERLGAAAEASRG, via the coding sequence ATGACCGTCAACGACCCGGACAGCGACAGACCCGGCGGCCAGGGGAGCACCGCGTCGACGCCGTGGGCGGAGTTCGGGGAGCGGCTGAAGCATCTGCGGCGGCGTTCCGGTCTGACCCAGCGGCAGCTGGGGCAGCGGGTCGGCTACGGCCACAGCCTGGTCAGCAGGTGGGAGAGCGGCACGCGTGAGCCGACGCGCGGCGCGGTGGACGCCCTGGAGCGGGTCCTGAATGCGGGCGGGGCGCTGTCCTCGCTGGTCGAGCCGCCCCCGCGGGAGGGGGAACGGACGCGGCGGGGAGGTCTCGGCGTCGGGTTCTTCCCGCCTCTGCCCGGTGGTCTTCGGTCCGGGCCGGTCCCGGCGTCCCTCGAAGCGGGCTGGCCCGGCGTGCTGCCTGCGGGCGCGTGCCCGCTGCATGCGGAGGACGCCTGCGAGGTGCCGGCCTTCGCCGACCTCCTGGTGCTGCCGGGCCGGATGCGAGCGGCGTGCGAAGCCGGGCTGCCGGACGCGGCGGAGGCCGATCTCATCCACCTCCTGGCGGCTCTGCTGGGCCGGTGCGAACAGGCGGCCGCGTGCGCGGCCCCGGCCGCGTCGCTCGGCACCGTCGAGCATGTCCTGGGCGGTCTGGTCGCCTGGGCCGGGGCGGCGGACGCGGCCGGGCGCTCGGCCGCCGCGCAGCTCGGGCTCGCCGCCCACTTCGCCCAGCTCGCCGGACGGCTTCGGATGCACGGGGGCCAGGGCGCCCTGGCGATGGCGTGGGTCGGCCACGGTCTGCGGTGGGCCGAGGCGGGCGGCGACACCGGGGTGCGGGCGACGCTGATGACCGATCTGTGCACGCTGGCCAGGCTCGACGGCGACGGCGCCTCCGCGCTGGCGTACGCGTCGGCCATCGGCGCGCTCGACGCGAGGCGCGGCTGGATCACCGCGTTGTCCCACATGTACCAGGCCCGCGGCCATGCGGCGCTCGGTGACGGGGCGGAGACCAGGCGGCAGGCGGACCTGAGCCGTCGGTGTCTGGAGCGGCTGCGTGGGCGGGACCTCCAGGAGGCGCCCTGGCTGGCGGGCGGGCAGGGGCAGTTGCGGATGGAGGCCACGGTCGCGGGCGCGCTGCGGGATCTCGCCGCGGTCACCGGTGACCGGCTCGCCGCCCGCAGCGCGGCCCGCTCGGCCGTACGGGCCCTGGAGCAGCTGCCCGACGGGATGGTGCCCACGCGGCTGCTGCTGACCGTGCGGCTCGCGGACTGCCATGTCTGCGCCGGGGACGTGGACGCCGCGCTCCAGGTGGCGGGATCGGTGGTGGAGCGTGCGGTGGCGGCCCGGAGGCAGACGATCTCGCAGGAGCTGAAGGGGCTGAGGTCCCGGCTCCTCGGCGCCTGGGGCGGGCTGCGCGAGACGCGCGAGTTCGCGGAGCGGCTCGGGGCCGCGGCGGAGGCGTCGCGGGGCTGA
- a CDS encoding M28 family peptidase, whose product MAVALGAVTLPAASAAEVAAPTQAAAKPIPEPLDRAIAAADKAADSGFDALAKGPDEDYDRRMVTPWVKGLYSVAYERTYRGLPVVGGDAVVLADGEGKVRAASSASDVRISVDTTPRITAAAAAQTSRAKLKKAERTESQRLVVKIQQGKARLAWDTVVSGSTDAAGVHESRLHVFVDAHTGKVLDSYDDVRQGNGTSEWNGPSPLPITTSQSGGTYQLSDPTRPGLACSDYSTGAVFSGSDDNWGTGSASSKETGCVDAMYGAQKQWDMLGAWLGRNGHDGNGRSWPVRVGLNDVNATWNGTRVTIGHNQANKWIASLDVVAHEYGHGIDQYTPGGANNESGLGEATGDIFGALTEAYANQPAPYDTPDDYEVGEVINLVGNGPIRYMYDPSKLNHPSCYSSSIPTTEVHAAAGPLNHWFYLLAEGTNPGGGKPASTTCNNTALTGVGIQNAGKIFYGGMLLKTSGMTHKRYRTATLTAAKNLDASCGLFNKTKAAWDAISVPAQAGDPTCTGTPASDYSMAVSPSSGTVQPGGSTTATISTTVTSGSGQSVALSATGAPTGVSVSFSPASVTSGGNATMTVSTTASTAPGTYTLTVRGDGAQADHTAQYTLTVGGTTPGTGAPDIDIAQVKAHLSQFQTIANNNGGNRRATGTGYTQSLAYVKGKLQAAGYTVTEQACTSGCTAGAGANLIAEWPKGDATRVYMFGAHLDSISTGPGINDNGSGSAALLETALTLAQKNPTMLNRVRFAWWTDEEQGLNGSEFYVRSLTATQRSQIRAYYNFDMVASTNGGYFINHLTSAAAAPMKEYWDSLGLAPEENTEGAGRSDDYPFEQYGIATSGYAMGASATKTSAQAAKWGGTAGRAYDPCYHSSCDNLTNVNDTGLNRAADGIAHTLWKQAVGTGVPANDFSLSATPSSGTVNPGASTTATVATSTTSGSAQTVQLSAANAPAGVSVSFAPSSLTSGGSSTMTVTAASSTAPGVYTLTVTGTGASATRTTTYTLTVNGSGSCDTVQKVANGGFESGTSPWTGDTAAIGAHSGQPARTGTRSAWLVGYGSTRTETISQSVTVPKGCAKATLTYYLHIDTAESGSTAYDVFRVQVNGTTVATRSNANAASGYLQQSVDLTSYAGQQVTLAFTASEDSSLQTSFVIDDVTLQGS is encoded by the coding sequence ATGGCCGTGGCCCTGGGAGCGGTGACGCTGCCCGCGGCCTCGGCCGCCGAGGTGGCGGCCCCCACCCAGGCCGCCGCGAAGCCGATACCCGAACCGCTCGACCGGGCGATAGCCGCGGCGGACAAGGCCGCCGACAGCGGTTTCGACGCCCTGGCCAAGGGGCCCGACGAGGACTACGACCGCCGCATGGTCACCCCGTGGGTCAAGGGCCTGTACTCGGTGGCCTACGAGCGGACCTACCGCGGTCTGCCCGTCGTCGGCGGCGACGCCGTCGTCCTCGCGGACGGCGAGGGCAAGGTCCGCGCCGCGAGCTCCGCCTCCGACGTCAGGATCTCGGTCGACACGACGCCCAGGATCACCGCGGCCGCCGCGGCGCAGACCAGCCGGGCGAAGCTGAAGAAGGCCGAGCGGACCGAGTCCCAGCGCCTCGTGGTCAAGATCCAGCAGGGCAAGGCACGGCTCGCCTGGGACACCGTCGTCTCCGGCTCCACGGACGCCGCCGGCGTGCACGAGAGCCGGCTGCACGTGTTCGTCGACGCCCACACCGGCAAGGTCCTCGACTCCTACGACGACGTGCGCCAGGGCAACGGCACCAGCGAGTGGAACGGCCCGAGCCCGCTTCCCATCACCACGAGCCAGTCGGGCGGCACCTACCAGCTCAGCGACCCCACCCGCCCCGGACTGGCCTGCTCCGACTACAGCACCGGCGCCGTGTTCAGCGGCTCCGACGACAACTGGGGCACCGGCAGCGCGAGCAGCAAGGAGACCGGCTGCGTCGACGCCATGTACGGCGCGCAGAAGCAGTGGGACATGCTCGGCGCCTGGCTCGGCCGCAACGGCCACGACGGCAACGGCCGCAGCTGGCCGGTCAGGGTCGGTCTGAACGACGTCAACGCCACGTGGAACGGCACGCGGGTCACCATCGGCCACAACCAGGCGAACAAGTGGATCGCCTCGCTGGACGTCGTCGCCCACGAGTACGGGCACGGCATCGACCAGTACACGCCGGGCGGCGCCAACAACGAGAGCGGTCTCGGCGAGGCCACCGGCGACATCTTCGGTGCGCTGACCGAGGCGTACGCCAACCAGCCCGCGCCCTACGACACCCCGGACGACTACGAGGTCGGCGAGGTGATCAACCTCGTCGGCAACGGCCCGATCCGCTACATGTACGACCCGTCCAAGCTGAACCACCCCAGCTGCTACTCGTCGTCGATCCCGACGACCGAGGTGCACGCGGCCGCGGGCCCGCTGAACCACTGGTTCTACCTGCTGGCCGAGGGCACCAACCCCGGCGGCGGCAAGCCGGCCAGCACCACCTGCAACAACACCGCGCTCACCGGGGTCGGCATCCAGAACGCCGGGAAGATCTTCTACGGCGGCATGCTGCTGAAGACGAGCGGGATGACCCACAAGCGGTACCGCACCGCGACCCTCACGGCGGCCAAGAACCTCGACGCCTCCTGCGGTCTGTTCAACAAGACCAAGGCCGCCTGGGACGCGATCAGCGTGCCCGCGCAGGCCGGCGACCCCACGTGCACCGGCACCCCGGCGTCCGACTACTCCATGGCCGTGAGCCCCTCCTCGGGCACCGTCCAGCCGGGCGGCTCCACCACGGCGACCATCTCCACCACCGTGACCAGCGGCAGCGGCCAGTCCGTCGCCCTGTCGGCCACCGGCGCGCCGACCGGGGTCTCCGTCTCCTTCAGCCCCGCCTCGGTGACCTCCGGCGGCAACGCCACGATGACGGTAAGCACCACCGCCTCCACGGCCCCCGGGACGTACACCCTCACCGTCCGGGGTGACGGCGCCCAGGCCGACCACACCGCGCAGTACACCCTGACCGTCGGCGGCACCACCCCCGGCACCGGCGCGCCCGACATCGACATCGCCCAGGTCAAGGCGCACCTGAGCCAGTTCCAGACGATCGCGAACAACAACGGCGGCAACCGCAGGGCGACCGGCACCGGCTACACCCAGTCGCTCGCCTACGTCAAGGGCAAGCTCCAGGCGGCCGGCTACACGGTCACCGAGCAGGCCTGCACCTCCGGCTGCACCGCCGGCGCCGGCGCCAACCTGATCGCCGAATGGCCCAAGGGCGACGCGACCAGGGTCTACATGTTCGGCGCCCACCTGGACAGCATCTCCACCGGCCCCGGCATCAACGACAACGGCTCCGGTTCCGCGGCGCTGCTGGAGACCGCGCTGACGCTGGCGCAGAAGAACCCGACCATGCTGAACCGGGTCCGGTTCGCCTGGTGGACGGACGAGGAGCAGGGGCTGAACGGCTCCGAGTTCTACGTCAGGTCCCTCACCGCCACGCAGCGGTCGCAGATCAGGGCGTACTACAACTTCGACATGGTCGCCTCCACCAACGGCGGCTACTTCATCAACCACCTCACCTCGGCCGCGGCCGCGCCGATGAAGGAGTACTGGGACTCGCTGGGCCTGGCGCCCGAGGAGAACACCGAGGGCGCGGGCCGCAGCGACGACTACCCGTTCGAGCAGTACGGGATCGCGACCTCCGGATACGCGATGGGCGCCAGCGCCACCAAGACGTCGGCGCAGGCCGCCAAGTGGGGCGGCACGGCGGGACGCGCGTACGACCCGTGCTACCACTCGTCCTGCGACAACCTCACCAACGTCAACGACACCGGCCTGAACCGCGCGGCGGACGGCATCGCCCACACCCTGTGGAAGCAGGCGGTCGGCACCGGGGTGCCCGCGAACGACTTCTCCCTGTCGGCCACCCCCTCCTCGGGCACCGTGAACCCGGGCGCCTCCACCACGGCCACCGTCGCCACCAGCACCACCAGCGGTTCGGCCCAGACGGTCCAGCTGTCCGCGGCGAACGCCCCCGCGGGCGTCTCCGTCAGCTTCGCGCCGTCGTCCCTCACCTCGGGCGGCAGCTCGACCATGACCGTCACCGCGGCGAGCTCGACGGCACCCGGCGTGTACACGCTCACCGTCACCGGCACGGGGGCCTCGGCCACGCGCACGACGACGTACACCCTGACCGTCAACGGCTCCGGCTCCTGCGACACCGTGCAGAAGGTCGCCAACGGCGGGTTCGAGAGCGGCACCTCGCCGTGGACGGGTGACACCGCCGCCATCGGCGCCCACAGCGGCCAGCCGGCGCGCACCGGCACCCGGTCCGCCTGGCTCGTGGGCTACGGCAGCACCCGCACCGAGACGATCAGCCAGTCGGTGACCGTCCCCAAGGGCTGCGCCAAGGCCACCCTCACGTACTACCTGCACATCGACACCGCCGAAAGCGGATCCACCGCCTACGACGTCTTCCGCGTGCAGGTGAACGGCACCACGGTCGCGACCAGGTCCAACGCCAACGCCGCCAGCGGGTACCTCCAGCAGTCGGTCGACCTGACCTCCTACGCCGGACAGCAGGTCACGCTGGCCTTCACGGCCTCCGAGGACTCGAGCCTGCAGACGAGCTTCGTCATCGACGACGTGACGCTCCAGGGAAGCTGA
- a CDS encoding UvrD-helicase domain-containing protein — protein MEPTKEQQAAREVFASGRDLALVAGAGTGKTSTLILMGAATRGRGLYVAFNRAIADDARGRFGPNVQCRTAHSLAFRAVGHHYRERLDASARIPAKHTARLLGITRDLDGGSRQIKVTHAARLVMGMVRKFCYTTDRQVMARHMEPVNGLDGPGQDYLARTLLPYAHRAWEDICSPAGRLRFEHDHYMKLWAMTSPRLGADFVLLDEAQDTNPVLEEVFLAQDAQRVCVGDPAQQIYGWRNARDVMTGFPAEQLRLTQSFRFGPTIAEVANRWLGHAESEMQLTGHGPGSRVGEVARPEAVLCRGNVDAMSEVLSYLELGVPVALTGGGSALQRIAKAALELKAGQRTSHPELFLFSSWGEVQEYAEQDKAGQDLKAIVQLVDTYGPDQIITAVDRLSPEEKAQVTVSTAHKAKGREWPSVRIGKGFTAPPVDDLGLQRALNASEARLIYVAVTRARHRLDTEGIAWIDAYEKTMADTGRDGTVAGRPMIELSLTGQLKYDSSPVSQFMAAHLPYSQNLVGDYQARIAGLPHPVQPIDVRYPNWSALGHAVDYRLRLSLGGRLGPAVAAGVMLLDETGPLPGAPARGTRGALHAAGRELLAAVDAYLADPGSMDENALTRLCFVAGFFEDIARTGEIRRFSMLGSATPATTLDDLTAAVPEYVVTDIDQQMRLAEGPFAAFRALPQRARVCGPVFAGSGDIGGADADYILGGLLLDCKATKDPRRLGREEIHQLAGYLLLDYDDRFGIDRVGLYLSRQGGLITWDAAGFLRRLGAGAPLPRLRAQLRRHLHEAARR, from the coding sequence ATGGAGCCGACGAAAGAGCAGCAGGCTGCCCGTGAGGTGTTCGCCTCCGGCCGGGACCTGGCCCTGGTCGCAGGTGCCGGGACGGGCAAGACGTCCACGCTGATCCTGATGGGAGCCGCGACCCGCGGACGCGGGCTGTACGTGGCGTTCAACCGGGCGATCGCCGACGACGCCCGAGGGCGGTTCGGGCCGAACGTGCAGTGCCGTACCGCGCACTCCCTGGCCTTCCGCGCCGTCGGCCACCACTATCGTGAGCGTCTGGACGCCTCGGCGCGGATCCCCGCCAAGCACACCGCCCGCCTGCTCGGCATTACCCGCGACCTCGACGGGGGCTCCCGCCAGATCAAGGTCACTCACGCCGCGCGCCTGGTGATGGGCATGGTCCGCAAGTTCTGCTACACCACCGACCGGCAGGTCATGGCCCGCCACATGGAGCCGGTCAACGGCCTCGACGGCCCCGGCCAGGACTATCTCGCCCGCACCCTGCTGCCCTACGCGCACCGTGCGTGGGAGGACATCTGCTCGCCCGCGGGCCGGCTGCGGTTCGAGCACGACCACTACATGAAGCTGTGGGCGATGACCTCCCCGCGGCTCGGGGCGGACTTCGTCCTGCTGGACGAGGCCCAGGACACCAACCCGGTGCTGGAGGAGGTCTTCCTCGCCCAGGACGCGCAGCGGGTGTGCGTCGGGGACCCGGCCCAGCAGATCTACGGCTGGCGCAACGCGCGCGATGTGATGACCGGTTTCCCCGCCGAGCAACTGCGCCTGACCCAGTCCTTCCGCTTCGGCCCGACCATCGCCGAGGTGGCCAACCGGTGGCTGGGGCACGCCGAGTCGGAGATGCAGCTGACCGGCCACGGCCCCGGCTCCCGCGTGGGTGAGGTGGCGCGGCCCGAGGCGGTGCTGTGCCGGGGCAACGTGGACGCGATGAGCGAAGTCCTGTCCTACCTGGAACTCGGCGTCCCAGTGGCGCTGACCGGCGGGGGCAGCGCGCTGCAGCGCATCGCCAAGGCCGCACTCGAGCTGAAAGCCGGGCAGCGCACCAGCCACCCGGAGCTGTTCTTGTTCTCCTCCTGGGGCGAGGTGCAGGAGTACGCCGAGCAGGACAAGGCCGGCCAGGACCTCAAAGCGATCGTGCAGCTGGTCGACACCTACGGCCCCGACCAGATCATCACCGCGGTGGACCGCCTCTCCCCGGAGGAGAAGGCACAGGTCACCGTCTCCACCGCGCACAAGGCCAAGGGACGGGAGTGGCCGTCGGTACGCATCGGCAAGGGCTTCACGGCCCCGCCGGTGGACGACCTGGGGCTGCAGCGCGCGCTGAACGCGAGCGAGGCCCGCCTGATCTACGTCGCGGTCACCCGTGCCCGCCACCGGTTGGACACCGAGGGCATCGCCTGGATCGACGCGTACGAGAAGACCATGGCCGACACCGGCCGGGACGGCACGGTGGCCGGCCGGCCGATGATCGAGCTGTCCTTGACCGGGCAGCTGAAGTACGACTCCTCACCGGTCTCGCAGTTCATGGCCGCCCACCTCCCGTACAGCCAGAACCTGGTGGGCGACTACCAGGCGCGCATCGCCGGCCTCCCGCACCCGGTGCAGCCGATCGACGTGCGGTACCCGAACTGGTCGGCCCTCGGCCACGCCGTCGACTACCGCCTCCGCCTCAGCCTCGGCGGGCGGCTCGGACCGGCCGTCGCCGCCGGTGTCATGCTCCTCGACGAGACCGGACCGCTGCCCGGAGCACCGGCTCGTGGGACCCGAGGGGCCCTGCACGCGGCGGGCCGGGAGCTGCTGGCCGCCGTCGACGCCTACCTCGCCGACCCCGGCAGCATGGACGAGAACGCGCTCACCCGGCTGTGCTTCGTCGCCGGCTTCTTCGAGGACATCGCCCGCACCGGTGAGATCCGCCGCTTCAGCATGCTCGGCTCCGCCACTCCCGCCACGACCCTGGACGACCTCACCGCGGCGGTCCCCGAGTACGTGGTGACCGACATCGACCAGCAGATGCGGCTCGCCGAGGGGCCGTTCGCCGCCTTCCGGGCCCTGCCGCAAAGGGCCCGCGTGTGCGGTCCGGTCTTCGCCGGCAGCGGCGACATCGGCGGCGCCGACGCCGACTACATCCTCGGCGGCCTGCTGCTGGACTGCAAAGCCACCAAGGACCCCCGCCGCCTGGGCCGCGAGGAGATCCACCAGCTCGCCGGATACCTCCTGCTCGACTACGACGACCGGTTCGGCATCGACCGGGTCGGCCTGTACCTCTCCCGCCAGGGCGGCCTGATCACCTGGGACGCCGCCGGCTTCCTGCGCCGGCTCGGCGCGGGCGCTCCTCTGCCGCGACTGCGCGCACAGCTGCGCCGGCACCTGCACGAGGCGGCCCGCCGCTGA
- the fabG gene encoding 3-oxoacyl-ACP reductase FabG, giving the protein MTFTRWKDRSVVVTGGTRGIGFGIAELFARQGAAVLLTGRDEERARKAADGLAQATGGRVAGMGVDVRRPEEIEKMAAEAERQYGGIDVLCVNAGIFPERPLRELTAEDVDEVLGVNLRGSILSVRACLPAMERAGRGRIVLTSSITGPATGYAGWSHYGASKAGQLGFLRSAALELAPYGITVNAVLPGNVRTEGLTGLGSDYLRRMSDSIPLGRLGETVDVAHAVLFLASDEASFVTGQSLTVDGGQTLPESLDAFAVPTGP; this is encoded by the coding sequence ATGACGTTCACACGCTGGAAGGACCGGTCCGTCGTCGTGACCGGAGGTACGCGGGGGATCGGATTCGGTATCGCCGAACTCTTCGCCCGGCAGGGCGCCGCCGTGCTGCTCACGGGCCGGGACGAGGAGAGGGCCCGGAAGGCGGCGGACGGTCTCGCCCAGGCCACCGGCGGGCGGGTCGCGGGCATGGGCGTGGATGTGCGGCGGCCCGAGGAGATCGAGAAGATGGCAGCCGAAGCCGAACGGCAGTACGGCGGGATCGACGTGCTGTGCGTCAACGCCGGGATCTTCCCCGAACGTCCGCTGCGCGAGCTGACCGCCGAGGACGTGGACGAGGTCCTGGGCGTCAACCTCCGGGGCTCCATCCTGTCGGTGCGGGCCTGTCTGCCCGCGATGGAACGGGCCGGCCGGGGCCGGATCGTCCTGACCTCCTCGATCACCGGCCCGGCGACCGGCTACGCGGGATGGTCCCACTACGGGGCCAGCAAGGCAGGGCAGTTGGGTTTCCTGCGCAGCGCGGCTCTGGAGCTGGCGCCGTACGGCATCACGGTCAACGCCGTCCTGCCCGGAAACGTGCGCACCGAGGGGCTGACCGGCCTCGGGTCGGACTACCTGCGCCGGATGAGCGACTCCATCCCGCTGGGACGGCTCGGTGAGACCGTCGACGTCGCACACGCCGTGCTCTTCCTCGCCTCCGACGAGGCGTCCTTCGTCACCGGCCAGTCCCTCACCGTCGACGGCGGCCAGACCCTCCCCGAGTCCCTGGACGCCTTCGCCGTCCCCACCGGCCCCTGA
- a CDS encoding YunG family protein yields MTPLLLTDIERAVRSSWSAETCTPEFRSRWTEGNPARDQCGVTAMVLNDLLGGELVRGEVHVGGERVDYHWWNRLGGGIEIDLTREQFGPEETVTGGIVIPRPPVTEWRRLREEYELLRDRVMEKLDQRRGTAPAAVSRRPA; encoded by the coding sequence ATGACACCGCTGCTTCTCACCGACATCGAACGAGCCGTCCGCAGCAGTTGGAGTGCCGAGACGTGCACGCCCGAGTTCCGATCGCGCTGGACCGAGGGCAATCCGGCCCGGGACCAGTGTGGAGTGACCGCCATGGTGCTCAACGACCTGCTGGGAGGCGAGTTGGTCCGGGGGGAGGTCCACGTCGGCGGAGAGCGTGTGGACTACCACTGGTGGAACCGCCTGGGCGGGGGGATCGAGATCGACCTCACCCGTGAGCAGTTCGGGCCGGAGGAGACCGTCACCGGGGGCATTGTGATTCCTCGCCCTCCCGTGACCGAATGGCGCAGGCTGCGTGAGGAGTACGAGCTTCTCCGCGACCGCGTCATGGAAAAGCTCGATCAGCGGCGGGGAACGGCCCCCGCGGCCGTGTCCCGCCGGCCGGCTTGA
- a CDS encoding IS110 family transposase has protein sequence MADEIAVVGGVDTHTDFHQAAVIDSIGRHLATEAFPTSPAGYRRLLDWLRSHGDLMAVGVEGTGAYGAELARYLRANQVTVIDVDRPDRRARRANGKSDPVDAYAAATAVLSGRAGGTPKTRDGVVEAIRSLRVVRRSAIKSRTQTINQIRTLIVTAPGEVREKLRALPTGELIRQLARSRPGSDHADPACAIRTALRRLARRYQYLTEEITDADAELKPLVAQTVPDLVALPGVGTETAAQLLITAGDNPNRLRSEASFAHLCAAAPIPASSGRTHRHRLNRGGDRQANNALHTIALVRMRYDTRTKDYVIRRTAEGMSKKDILRCLKRFIAREVYKHLISSQTTPKPLLQTA, from the coding sequence ATGGCAGACGAGATAGCGGTGGTCGGCGGCGTGGACACCCACACCGACTTCCACCAGGCCGCCGTGATCGACTCCATCGGTCGCCACCTCGCCACCGAGGCGTTCCCCACCAGCCCCGCCGGCTACCGCCGCCTGCTGGACTGGCTGCGTTCGCACGGTGACCTCATGGCCGTCGGCGTCGAGGGCACAGGTGCCTACGGCGCCGAACTGGCGCGGTACCTGCGGGCGAACCAGGTCACCGTCATCGACGTGGACCGGCCCGACCGGCGGGCCAGGCGTGCCAACGGAAAGTCCGACCCCGTCGATGCCTACGCCGCAGCCACCGCCGTGCTCTCCGGCCGGGCCGGTGGTACGCCGAAGACGCGCGACGGCGTCGTAGAGGCGATCCGCTCCCTGCGCGTGGTCCGCCGTTCGGCCATCAAGTCCCGTACCCAGACGATCAATCAGATCCGCACGCTCATCGTCACCGCACCCGGCGAGGTCCGTGAGAAGTTGCGCGCTCTGCCGACCGGCGAGCTGATCCGGCAGCTGGCCCGCTCGCGCCCGGGCAGCGACCACGCGGATCCGGCCTGCGCGATTCGCACCGCACTGCGACGCCTCGCCCGCCGCTACCAGTACCTCACCGAGGAGATCACCGATGCCGATGCCGAGCTGAAACCGCTGGTCGCGCAGACCGTCCCCGACCTGGTTGCGTTGCCTGGCGTCGGCACCGAAACCGCCGCCCAGCTCTTGATCACGGCGGGCGACAACCCGAACCGGCTCAGGTCGGAGGCGTCCTTCGCGCACCTGTGCGCGGCGGCGCCGATCCCGGCCAGTTCAGGTCGCACCCACCGGCACCGCCTCAACCGCGGCGGTGACCGCCAGGCCAACAACGCACTCCACACGATCGCGCTCGTCCGCATGCGCTACGACACCCGTACCAAGGACTACGTGATCCGACGAACCGCCGAAGGCATGTCCAAGAAGGACATCCTCCGGTGCCTCAAACGCTTCATAGCGCGCGAGGTCTACAAGCACCTCATCAGCTCACAGACCACACCGAAACCGCTCCTTCAGACCGCTTGA
- a CDS encoding VOC family protein, which translates to MAVPNMVIVYVSDAPASARFYSQLFDIAPSFETPRFISFPLTGGFELALWSGVSDHLSAPRTSELCVTVDGGPEQIDRQFREWAAKGVKTVEEPHDEVFGRTFVVADPDGNLIRVAPVD; encoded by the coding sequence ATGGCAGTCCCGAACATGGTCATCGTCTACGTCTCCGACGCACCGGCGTCCGCCCGCTTCTACTCGCAGCTGTTCGACATCGCCCCGAGCTTCGAAACGCCCCGGTTCATCTCGTTCCCCCTCACCGGCGGCTTCGAGCTGGCTCTGTGGAGCGGGGTGTCGGACCACCTGTCGGCGCCGCGCACCAGCGAACTGTGCGTGACCGTGGACGGCGGTCCCGAACAGATCGACCGGCAGTTCCGGGAGTGGGCGGCCAAGGGCGTCAAGACGGTGGAGGAACCCCACGACGAGGTGTTCGGCCGCACCTTCGTCGTCGCCGACCCCGACGGCAACCTGATCCGGGTGGCACCCGTCGACTGA
- a CDS encoding helix-turn-helix transcriptional regulator, whose translation MTPDRFFSLLLALQTREAVTAADLAEQTGVSVRTALRDLRWLQEAGFPVLVERGRWGGVRLLPGGALDTSRLTPAERDHLVLHGLDDEQRHQLGAGTESRRARAKLAARRQPTASRLPISAVVVTDNSPWFGRDAEGADPSAVVGDVRRGVRLRIRYRRSEDTEPTWQVVDPYGLLAKAGRWYLVADRRAVPRLYALERLVDWRPMRAPRRLRPETTLADVVAELTSRWQTAGAVQVHARLAARQLDRARRILGSRMTVHSHTDEEVAITVACRETEDVRQLLPFADDLIVTGPPEARDRIRELAARTLHRYA comes from the coding sequence ATGACCCCGGATCGTTTCTTCTCCCTGCTGCTGGCCCTCCAGACCCGCGAGGCCGTCACCGCGGCCGACCTCGCCGAGCAGACCGGGGTCTCGGTGCGCACCGCGCTGAGGGACCTGCGGTGGCTGCAGGAGGCGGGTTTCCCGGTACTGGTCGAGCGCGGCCGCTGGGGCGGTGTGAGGCTGCTGCCCGGCGGCGCCCTCGACACCTCGCGGCTCACCCCCGCCGAGCGGGACCACCTCGTACTGCACGGCCTGGACGACGAGCAGCGGCACCAGCTGGGCGCCGGCACCGAGAGCCGCCGGGCCCGTGCGAAGCTCGCGGCACGGCGCCAGCCCACGGCTTCCCGGCTGCCGATCAGCGCCGTCGTCGTCACCGACAACAGTCCCTGGTTCGGCCGGGACGCCGAAGGCGCCGACCCGAGCGCCGTCGTCGGCGACGTACGCCGCGGTGTGCGGCTGCGCATCCGCTACCGGCGCTCCGAAGACACCGAGCCGACCTGGCAGGTCGTCGATCCCTACGGTCTGCTGGCCAAAGCGGGCCGCTGGTACCTCGTCGCCGACCGCCGCGCGGTCCCCCGGCTGTACGCCCTCGAACGGCTCGTCGACTGGCGGCCGATGCGTGCCCCGCGCCGACTGCGCCCCGAAACGACCCTCGCCGACGTGGTGGCGGAACTGACCTCGCGCTGGCAGACCGCCGGCGCCGTCCAGGTGCACGCACGGCTCGCCGCCCGCCAACTCGACCGCGCCCGACGCATCCTCGGCTCCCGCATGACCGTGCACTCCCACACGGACGAGGAGGTCGCGATCACGGTGGCGTGCCGGGAGACGGAGGACGTACGCCAACTGCTGCCCTTCGCCGACGACCTGATCGTGACCGGTCCCCCCGAAGCCCGTGACCGGATCCGCGAACTCGCGGCACGGACCCTTCACCGGTACGCCTGA